The Benincasa hispida cultivar B227 chromosome 11, ASM972705v1, whole genome shotgun sequence genome has a segment encoding these proteins:
- the LOC120090234 gene encoding probable 2-oxoglutarate-dependent dioxygenase ANS, translated as MSSCLQSWPEPVVCVQSLAESGIRTIPMRYVKPPSQRPGGDGVQMRNIPVVDMEKLESGAAVRETAEACREWGFFQLINHGISGEMMECVKDTWKEFFDQPLDLKKQYANSPATYEGYGSRLGIEKGAILDWSDYFFLNFMPFSLRNPAIWPAFPPSSKKLIEEYGDEVMKLCGKLMKGLSLGLGLEEEYLLKAFGEEKGIGSCMRANMYPKCPQPDLTLGLSPHSDPGGITILLPDHNVPGLQVLKGHDWITIDPIPNALIVNVGDQIQVLSNGIYKSVKHRVIVNSNKDRVSLAFFYNPKSDLIIEPAKELVTEETPALFPPMTFDEYRLYIRKKGICGTSQHQQSPKST; from the exons atgagcaGTTGTCTGCAGAGTTGGCCGGAGCCGGTGGTGTGTGTGCAGTCGCTGGCGGAGAGTGGAATAAGAACAATTCCGATGAGGTATGTGAAGCCACCGTCGCAGAGGCCAGGTGGCGACGGCGTGCAGATGAGGAATATTCCGGTGGTGGATATGGAGAAACTGGAGAGTGGGGCGGCGGTGAGGGAGACGGCGGAAGCGTGTAGAGAATGGGGATTTTTCCAATTAATAAACCATGGGATTAGTGGTGAGATGATGGAATGTGTGAAGGACACGTGGAAGGAGTTTTTTGATCAGCCGTTGGATTTGAAGAAACAATATGCTAATTCTCCGGCGACTTACGAAGGATATGGAAGCCGTTTGGGGATTGAAAAAGGAGCGATTTTGGATTGGAGTGATTacttttttttgaattttatgccTTTTTCTCTCAGAAATCCAGCTATATGGCCTGCTTTTCCTCCTTCTTCCAA AAAATTGATAGAAGAATATGGGGATGAGGTGATGAAGCTATGTGGGAAATTAATGAAAGGATTATCATTGGGATTAGGGCTTGAAGAAGAGTATTTATTGAAGGCATTTGGAGAAGAAAAAGGAATAGGGAGTTGCATGAGGGCAAATATGTATCCAAAATGCCCACAGCCAGACTTGACTTTAGGGCTTTCACCTCACTCGGACCCTGGCGGTATAACCATTCTCTTGCCTGATCACAACGTCCCTGGCCTCCAAGTTCTCAAGGGACATGATTGGATCACTATTGACCCTATTCCTAATGCTTTGATCGTCAATGTCGGTGATCAAATTCAG GTGCTAAGCAATGGAATATATAAGAGTGTGAAGCATAGGGTGATTGTAAATTCAAACAAAGATAGAGTTTCATTGGCCTTCTTCTACAATCCCAAAAGTGATTTGATAATTGAACCTGCCAAGGAGCTTGTCACTGAAGAAACCCCTGCCCTTTTTCCACCTATGACCTTCGATGAATATAGACTTTACATTAGGAAGAAGGGTATTTGTGGAACTTCACAACACCAACAATCTCCTAAATCCACTTAA